The following is a genomic window from Magnetospirillum sp. 15-1.
AAAATATTTGACCCTTTCTTCTGGAATTGCCTTTCGCTCAATCAGCCGCATCATGAGTTTATGAGACAGGAATCCATTCTCCGCCCCGGTTGACTGCCTGAAGACAACCTCCTGGTCGAACTCTATATTGCGAACAATCTCGCTTTCCTCTTCCGTCAATTCGATAGGACCGGTGGTCATCTCGTCATCCTCCCCGTCTCGCGTCCCGTTGAGTCCCGGATGATCCACCCGTTGACATAGGGTTCCATCGTCCCGATCTGCCGCCTGGTGGCGTCCCGCACGATGTATCTGCCGTTGGTCCAAGGCTCAACGCGCACCCCCGGCGCTGGCATGGGCACGGGTGGCGGCTTGGGCTGGTCAGTCGCCAATGCGGCGGGGGACGCCAGCAACAGGACGGCAATCAGGTAGCGCATGGGCGCGTCTCCTCTACCGTCGATAATGCCCTGGTGCGCGGAGGTTGTCACGGGTGAGGTGCGGGGCGCTGCCACAGGGGTAAAATCTAACGATTTCAACGCTGTAACACCTGTTACACCTTCGGGCGGGCATGGTGTAACGCGAAAACGTCAATGTTTTGAACGCTGTAACACCTGTTACACCTGTTACACCTAAAAAATAAGGTACGCGAGAGAGCGAGTTTCCCCGTGTTTACCGGGGAAATTATAAATCATCCCTGTGAGTGCCTAACGGTCGATCCGTGATCGTTGACGCTGACACGCCCACTCTTGCTGACATGGTGCTGACAAAATGAAAAAGGCTTAGCCTGTGATTTCAGCTAAGCCTTTGAAAAGATTGGCGCAACCGGTAGGATTCGAACCTACGACCTCTGCCTTCGGAGGGCGGTTGCAGCGCGCTGAAGTAACATATATTTATTTTATTTCAGCCTGTTATAAGGTGTACGGGCTCCTTGCAACTCCATCTGAGTTATTAGCCAGTGTCCCGAAATTGTCCCGTGGCTTCCAGCTTTGTCGATGGCTATCTGCGCGCCAACAGCGCATTGACGCGCCATGCAAGTATGTTAGATTTTTGCTGTGACTGCCACTGCTTCGCTCGATCGGCGCGGAGCTGGTGCTACAGTCGGGTGCCCGTGCCGAGATAATAGTCCGATGTCAAATGGCGGCTGATATCAGCGTAAGTCCGCGGCAAGTAGGGTATCGGAGCCAGTTAGTTGCTGGCTTCGCCAGGGGGCGGTGACCTGCGGGAGCCGTCCACCTCAAGCTTGCCTAATTAGAGGCAGCGAGGTCGGCTAAGCGCCACACTCAGTACGGACGCCTGCGGCAGAGGCTCCGAGCGTTTGCGCTCGGAGTCATCATGGCTATTACGTCCACCCGCACCTTCCACGAACCTCGCCGCGAAAGCGGATTCATGTCGCGACGACAGGTTGCCGAAGAGTTCGGGTTCAGCGTTGGCTATTTGAACCAGCTGTCAGCCAGCGAGCTGCCATTCCATAAAATCGGAAGCAAGGTCCTGTATGAGCGGGACGCTGTCGTTGCCTGGATTCGCGGGGTGCGGCAGCAGCCATCGGCTGCGCCCACGATGGCTGCACGCCGTCGGGGGCGGCCGCCAAAGCCTGTGATCGACAGCCAGACCGGTGGCGCGGCCGCCGCCAGCAACCGCTAAGTCACAACATCTGGTCCAAGCAGATGATGACTGCGAGTGCGGCAACGGCCGCGCATGCCGGTGCGCCTGTGTGGGGCGCGCCTGCATCCACATGTCATGACCACGGCGCCGAGGTCAAGATCGGCGGCAAAACGATCACCTCAGACGAGGTGATGCGGCTTAACACCGGATGGCAATTGAGCCCGGAGCATTGGCGCGAGAGCGCTCAGCGGCGCCAGGTGCTTGCCGAGCAAACAGCCCGAATGGGCGATGCTCTGGAGCAATTCGGGGGTATCCGTACGCGAGCCCCCGTTCGGGTGACCGTAATCGGCAACGCCACCGGGGAGATCGACGGCCAGGAGAGTTACCGGGCCATCTGCTTCTTGCCGCTGATTGCCCAGCGGGAGCGCCGCCCCGTCCTCAACGCTCTGCGGTATTTCCAGCGGCACCATCCAGCGGGCGCCTACATCCGCTACGCCGTCGTCACTGCCGGGCGGCGGGTGCCGGCTTGGGGTGATCTTCGGGGGGCCATGGCCCGCCTGCATCGCCAGGTCTCCCGGTGGGCTCATGATGCTGACCGGGATTGGGATGTCGAGGTGCTGTACCGAGGGACCGAGGTCACTCGTGACGCCGCGGCCACCTATCACCCCCACGCCAATGTGCTGTATCGCCCGCGCCGAGGCATGAGCAAGGCTAGGTGGTCCGCCTTTTTGGGGTGGTCGCGCGGGCGGCTCGGCGCTCACTGGCGGGACAACGGCACTCTTAGGGATGCCGACGAGGCGATCAAGTACCCCTTCAAACCGGCCGAACTGGACGATGCCCCCGGCGATGAGCTGGTCTGGCTGTGGTGGGACACCCACCGCCTTAAGCTCGTTCAGCCGATGGGCGCCTTTGCCGAGTTCCGGCGCCAACTACAGCGAGACGGCCAAAAGGTGGCAATGGTCAACCGGCGGGGCGGTGCCCGGCTGGAGATCGTCGCCAGGGCGAAGCGTGATCCCCTTGACGATAAGGCCGAGGCGGACCCACGCGGCGAGAACCTGATCCTGTGTCGCACGGCGCCGCAGTTCCGCTTTTGTTCTTTTGCGGAGCCGGTGACGCTGGTCGTCAATTACACGGATCAGCCGACCACGCCCGAGGGCCGCCAACGCCTCGCCATTATCTGCGCGTGGAATACCCCCTGCAGCTATCCCTTCAATATTTCGTGCGGCGGAATGGCCGAGTCCGAGATCGGCTGGTAATTCACCAGCGGCACGAACTCCTTCTTTTCTTTTTTCTGTTCGGCAGCGATTGCGGCGTGTCGCTCCTGAGAGGACATCACCGACAGGCGTAGCAGACACACCATTTTTCAGGCCTCCACGATCAGTGCTCTTGCGAATCATGACACCCAGCGCGTCGAGGCGGAAGACATCAAATTCCGCTATTTCCCAATCAAAGGCCGTCATTACAAGGCAGAACACAACATAATGAGGCAAATTAAAACACAGTACACGCTAGAAGATCTGCAATAACAAAACACATAACACATCAACAGATTCCGCCATGATGGGTGATTTTGCTTGACTATGAAGTGAATGCTGCACCCAATTACTTTTTACAAAAAAGGTATTTGGGTGCAGCATTCACTATGAATCTCATCGACGATGATTTGAAGGCTGGCGAGGGGCGCTATCGAAGCCAGCGCGAAGGGCCGTTTGGCCGAACTTTCCATTGCCGTGTCGGCTCGATCACGCGGGCGAACGGCGGAGCCAAACGCGCGATCGCCGGCCTCGATTATGACGCACGACGGGGATCGCATTCGGCTAGGCGGGACGAACTGGAGGCGGAAGGCGGGCGGTCACGGGAAGAGATGTCCGCGATCCTGGAAGCGGCCGAGGCGGCAAACAGTCGGAAGAATGGCAAGGTTGCGCTCGACCTCGAGGTAGAGTTGCCTATCCAGGCGACGGAAGAACAGCGACGGCGAATCGTTGAGCGAATCGCACAGTGGTTCGAAAATCAAGGTTGCCCCTGTCATTGGGCGATCCATTCACGAAATAGCTCGAAACGGATACAGCCGCATTTTCATGCGACGGTAGCGGCACGGCCGGTTCGGCTGGCCGGCAGTCATTGGGTGGGGACAGCGCCTGGTCGGCGGGGTGAGCCAGGGGCGCCAGCAATCATCGATGGGCCCGCCGCGATGGCGCATTTCCGGCGCCAGGTCGTTGCAACAGCGATTCGGGACGTCACGGGGCTGGGTTGGCACGGTGGACGGTTGGAGGAGACAGGCATCAATCGCCCAGCAAAGGCCCGGCTGCCGATGGCGGTCTACAAAGCGCAAGAAGCTCGGCAGGCTGGGCAGCAGACGAAGATTCGCGAGTTGGACAATCCCGGCCCCACGCATACCAATCGGCTGATTGACGAACGACGATATGTGGAAGCTCAGCGAGGGCGGGACGAATGGATTGCGGCAAACCGGGCAACTCAGATTCAGCGACGGGCGGAGAAGCAGGTGCGGCGGCTCACGCAAATCGAGCGGCTGGGCGCGATAGACAAGGACGTACTGCGGGCGGCGGCAGATTCGGTAAAGGGCGAAATCGATCAGTTGCGACAGGCGACGGCGCGGCAGGCGGCCATGATCGTCGCAATCGCTCGCGAGTCGGGCGTTGAGATCTCGGCCGAGCAGTTGGAGCGGCTGGACGGTGGCGACTTGGTAGCGGCCGTGCGGCGGGCAAAGGCCGGAAATCGAGACGATTTCGAAGCACGAATCGCGACAGCGGAAGCGCGCGCAGCAAAAGCGGAGGCGACGATGAGCAATGAAAGACGGAGAGCGATACCTGGTGAAAATGCGGTCGCTCGACCTGTGAAGCCGGCCGCGCTGGCACAGCCGACTTTGCGGGCAGCACCCCAGGCTCCCCTGGCCGTACCGCAATCCATGTCGAAGGAAGCCAGAGGGAGCCTCCAGACACGTCTGGCCGGGTACACCCCGGAATCCCTGGTGGAACTGGGAGACATCACGGCACGGCACTACCGTTCGCTCATGAGCCGACGCGCTATGAGTGCAGCGGATGCTCGCGGTCGGGAGGAATACCGGGCCGGCGCCATGATGGTGGCGGAACAGATTCGGGCCGCCGGCCGCGAGCTGGGCGTAGAGCTCTCGCGCTTGATAGCCCCTCGCCCAGCCCCGGCTCCTTCGCCGGGCGGCCGGGGGCGAAGCGGCAATTCTTTGTGATGATGATTCGGCCGGCGGGTTCGAGGCCGCCGGCTGGGGTGGCGGCCTGGTGGGTTGAGATATCTCTCTCCGCCAGGCCGTTGCCCACCGGCGACCATCGGGAGCCGCCGGCACGCAGACGCAGGCTCAAGAGGCTTCGCGGGGAACCGCGCCGGCAAGCCGGCGTGGGCGGAAGCCTCTTGAACCGGCGGCAACTCCTCACCCTTTTGCCCGCTCCTGGGTGATCGTGGTCGATCACCCAGGAGACGCCACCCGGCGAGGGATTCGTTTCTGGCCTTAGGCGTGGTGGCGGACGTATTCCTGCAAGGCGGCATTGATTTGCGTTTGGCAGCCTTCACCGCTGGCCGCGTGATCCTTGAAGGTGTCTTGACAGCTATCTTTCTTATCCGCACTATCTGTGGAAATATTTGCAGTAATAAATTTCCGCAGACCGGGAGGCGCACCATGGCGAACCATGAGCGAGCGGCGAACACGGACCAGGCGGAGATGGTCTTGTCGAAGGCGACCATCCGCGCCGCCGACCATTTCGGCCTCTCTCACACCGCATTATCCGAGATTCTGGGGCTGTCCGAGCCATCCATCTCCCGGATGCGCAAGGGGCAGTATCTGTTGAAACGCGGGCGCAAGGAATTCGAACTGGCGCAGATGTTCGTGCGCACCTTCCGCAGTCTTGACGCCATCACGGGCGGTGATGACGCTTCGGCGCAATCCTGGCTGCTTGCCGAGAACAGCGCCCTTCAGGCGAGGCCCATCGACCTGATGAAGACCATCCGAGGTTTGGTGGCGACGGCGAATTATGTGGACTCCCGACGCGCTACGATCTGAAGCTCGGCCCTATGCCGCCGAGGTCTGGCGCGTTGTGGAGGCGCAGTCCCGCGCCTCCACTATGCGGCTGACCGACAGCCAGGACGAGCAACATATCCTGGAAGACCTGATTGAGGAGGTGAAGCCCCCGGTCCCGGCCAATT
Proteins encoded in this region:
- a CDS encoding helix-turn-helix domain-containing protein, with the translated sequence MAITSTRTFHEPRRESGFMSRRQVAEEFGFSVGYLNQLSASELPFHKIGSKVLYERDAVVAWIRGVRQQPSAAPTMAARRRGRPPKPVIDSQTGGAAAASNR
- a CDS encoding MobA/MobL family protein, which produces MLDYEVNAAPNYFLQKRYLGAAFTMNLIDDDLKAGEGRYRSQREGPFGRTFHCRVGSITRANGGAKRAIAGLDYDARRGSHSARRDELEAEGGRSREEMSAILEAAEAANSRKNGKVALDLEVELPIQATEEQRRRIVERIAQWFENQGCPCHWAIHSRNSSKRIQPHFHATVAARPVRLAGSHWVGTAPGRRGEPGAPAIIDGPAAMAHFRRQVVATAIRDVTGLGWHGGRLEETGINRPAKARLPMAVYKAQEARQAGQQTKIRELDNPGPTHTNRLIDERRYVEAQRGRDEWIAANRATQIQRRAEKQVRRLTQIERLGAIDKDVLRAAADSVKGEIDQLRQATARQAAMIVAIARESGVEISAEQLERLDGGDLVAAVRRAKAGNRDDFEARIATAEARAAKAEATMSNERRRAIPGENAVARPVKPAALAQPTLRAAPQAPLAVPQSMSKEARGSLQTRLAGYTPESLVELGDITARHYRSLMSRRAMSAADARGREEYRAGAMMVAEQIRAAGRELGVELSRLIAPRPAPAPSPGGRGRSGNSL
- a CDS encoding MbcA/ParS/Xre antitoxin family protein, producing the protein MADVFLQGGIDLRLAAFTAGRVILEGVLTAIFLIRTICGNICSNKFPQTGRRTMANHERAANTDQAEMVLSKATIRAADHFGLSHTALSEILGLSEPSISRMRKGQYLLKRGRKEFELAQMFVRTFRSLDAITGGDDASAQSWLLAENSALQARPIDLMKTIRGLVATANYVDSRRATI